The Ochotona princeps isolate mOchPri1 chromosome 1, mOchPri1.hap1, whole genome shotgun sequence genome has a segment encoding these proteins:
- the LOC101517748 gene encoding cysteine-rich secretory protein 3 has product MALLPVLLFLAAALNSSFSANRNSNSAATLSTNQIEVQGEIVNKHNELRRSVDPTASNMLKMNWNNQTAVNAQKWANQCKLQHSNSEDRKTNLSCGENLFMSTAPSSWSDAIQAWYDEQSDFVYGKGPTSRNAVTGHYTQVAWYASHSIGCGYAYCPNENFKHYYVCQYCPAGNFQNRQYFPYNKGKPCDDCPTHCDNGLCTNPCEYQNNYSNCDQLKEQVSCTHPLVKDNCKASCLCTDKIYEQPYQ; this is encoded by the exons AATTCAGCTGCTACTTTGTCAACCAACCAGATCGAAGTCCAAGGGGAAATTGTAAATAAACACAATGAACTTAGGAGGTCAGTCGATCCAACAGCCAGCAACATGCTAAAGATG AACTGGAACAATCAAACAGCTGTTAATGCCCAAAAGTGGGCAAACCAGTGCAAGCTTCAACACAGCAACTCAGAGGATCGTAAAACCA ATTTAAGCTGTGGAGAGAACCTCTTTATGTCAACTGCCCCCTCATCTTGGTCAGACGCAATCCAAGCCTGGTATGATGAGCAAAGTGATTTTGTCTATGGCAAAGGACCAACATCAAGAAATGCAGTAACTGGACATTACACTCAG GTTGCTTGGTATGCATCTCACAGTATTGGATGTGGATATGCCTACTGTCCTAATGAAAATTTCAAGCATTACTATGTCTGCCAATATTGCCCTGC TGGTAATTTTCAGAATAGACAATATTTCCCTTATAACAAAGGAAAACCTTGTGACGATTGCCCTACTCACTGTGACAATGGACTATGCA ccAATCCTTGTGAATACCAAAACAACTATTCTAACTGTGATCAACTGAAAGAACAAGTGTCATGTACACATCCATTGGTCAAGGACAACTGCAAGGCCAGCTGCCTTTGTACAGACAAAATTTATGAACAGCCCTACCAATAA
- the LOC101530215 gene encoding cysteine-rich secretory protein 2, producing MALFPVLLLLVTLLLPSLPTEGKDPAFTALLTTQTQVQKEIVNKHNQLRKAVSPSASNMLKMEWNREAMVNAQKWANKCTLEHSDPEDRKTSTKCGENLYMSSDPTAWSDAIQNWFDESRYFTYGVGPKTPHVITGHYTQLVWYSSYRVGCAIAFCPNQENFKYYYVCQYCPAGNNVNKKSTPYQQGIPCASCPGHCDNGLCTNSCEYEDLLSNCNSLKNTAGCDHELLKEKCKATCLCEDKIY from the exons ATGGCTTTATTCCCAGTGCTATTACTCCTGGTTACTCTGCTGCTTCCATCTTTACCCACTGAAGGCAAG GATCCAGCTTTTACTGCTTTGTTAACCACCCAAACACAAGTGCAAAAGGAAATTGTAAACAAACACAATCAGCTAAGGAAGGCAGTCTCTCCCTCTGCCAGCAACATGCTGAAGATG GAATGGAACAGAGAGGCAATGGTAAATGCTCAAAAATGGGCAAATAAGTGCACCTTAGAACACAGTGACCCAGAAGACCGAAAAACAA GTACAAAATGTGGTGAGAATCTTTATATGTCAAGTGACCCTACTGCTTGGTCAGATGCAATTCAAAACTGGTTTGATGAGAGCCGTTATTTTACCTATGGTGTTGGACCAAAGACTCCCCATGTGATTACTGGACATTACACTCAG CTTGTCTGGTATTCATCTTACCGTGTTGGATGCGCAATTGCCTTCTGTCCCAATcaagaaaatttcaaatattactATGTTTGCCAGTATTGCCCAGC AGGTAATAATGTGAATAAAAAGAGTACTCCTTACCAACAAGGAATACCTTGTGCCAGCTGCCCTGGTCACTGTGACAATGGACTTTGCA cCAATAGCTGTGAGTATGAAGATCTCCTTAGTAACTGCAACTCCTTGAAGAACACAGCTGGCTGTGATCATGAGTTACTGAAGGAGAAATGCAAAGCTACTTGCTTATGTGAAGACAAAATTTATTAG